From the genome of Xylocopilactobacillus apis:
CGAGACAAAGATTATTTAAATATTCAGTTTACCCATAGTAACGGGACCAAAACCGTTCAGCCTTTCGATTTAAAGAACGATCATCTAATTGAAACAAATTTAAGAATGAAATGGAAACGAGCTTAAATAAAAAAATCTGGCTTTTATAACCAGATTTTTTTATGTTTATTTTGCTGAGAATGTTGTATGAGCAGCTTCAATCCACTGATTTTTACCTACTTGGTAAAATCCGTTTTGTTTGCCATTAACTTTCCATTTAGTACCACTCATTAATTTACGTCCTTTGTAAAATCCACCTTTAACACTTGGAGTCTTCCAAAGGTTAATACCATAACCTTTTGGATATTTAATAGTTACGGTTCCTTTAACAGGGGTAATAGCACTAATTGGGGTAAATGATACATAAGTACCATTAATCCATTGGAACTTACCTACCTGGTAGTATACTTCACCTTTAGCGTTAGTTGCTTTAGCACTTATTTTCCAAGAAGATGCATGTTTTAAACGAGTCTTAGTAGCTCTTCCAGCAGGTCCATCATAAACAGCAATTCCATATCCTGGAACATACTTGATATAACCAACAGTGTTTACTCCGGTAACTGTCCAAATATTTGTTGGCTTTTCAGGTGCTGGGGTTGGTTTAGATGCTTTTACCAATTTAGCAACAGCATCTTGAATAGATTTTACAGCTGCGTCAACTTGGTCTTGAGTTGCACTAGCATTTTTTGCTACTGCATCACCATCTGCAACAGCTTTATTAACTGCAGCAACTGAATCAGCAGTAAATTGACTTGGGTCAGCAATAGACTTCTTTGCATCGTTAATAGCAGAACTTAATTTAGATGTATCTACTTTTGTTGGTTTGCTTGTTGATTTAACCAACTTAGCAACGGCATCTTGAATTGATTTAACAGCTGAATCAACTTGATCTTGAGTTGCGCTGCTGTTTTTAACTACTGCATCACCTGCTGTAATAGCTTTATTAACTGCCGCAACTGAATCATCAGTAAATTGCTTTGGATCAGCAATAGACTTCTTTGCATCATTGATAGCTGAAGTTAATTTAGATGTATCTACTTTTGAAGGATCACTTGGTTTTTGATCATCCGGTGCACCAGATTCTGTACCTGTTGGATTTTTTGGAGTTTTGGTATTCGGACCAAATTTACTGTCAGCAATACCGTCTTGGCTAATACCTTTTTCGTTATATTTAGCAGAAAAGTACTCTTTACCAGCCATATCGTACTTACTTGGCCATTTAGCATCGTCAACTCCTTTTTGATCACAATACTTAAAATATTCATTAATACTAGCAGCATCATCATGATCACTCTTAATTGAAGGATCTTGGTATAAAGTCATTGCAACCCATAATTGACGCTTAGCAGGGTCGTAAGTAATGCCAATTCCGACCTTATTATAAAAAGGAGCTAACATATTTTTACGATGCCCAAAAGTTGGAACTCCATCATCATCGTAAAGCTGAGCAATGACATCTTTAGAATCAGTATTTGAACCACCAGTAAAAATACTTTGAGCTAAGTTTTCACCAGCTGCACCCTTAAGATCTTTATTTACTTCTCCATAATTTCCCGTATGATCTAATTTCTGATTTTTATAAATTGTATCTGCCCGACCCTGAGTAAATGTCATCAATGCTGGATCAGATGCAAGGGGTTTTAAGCCGTTTTGAGCTCGAAGACGATTTAATTCATCTAAAGTTTTTTGAGCCCAAACTTTTTGATCAAATTGATTTAAAGGTGCTGGAGTTTGATCTGCATAAACATTATTGCTTGTTTGTAATTGATTAGAAAACAACATAACTGAACTAGTTAATGGTGTTCCAATCGTAAGTGCTAATGCTGAAATTAAAGCAGTTTTAGAAAATTTATGATTTTTCATATTAATTTTTCCCTTAAATTTAAATTTATTTAATGTATAAATAACACATTAGACTGAAGTATATCATATTAAAAGTTACAAATTCATTTCTTTTATTTTACTTGACAAATACATCAGGTACCTGTATAACTATTTATGTAAGGTACCTGATGTATATTTAAAAGGAAGGTTTAATTATGGAAAATAACGACTACGAGATTCAACACAAATTAATGCACCTTCAGATGCTGCTTAAAAAATGGCATATGAAAAATAGAATGGAACACGGTCCTTTTTCTGATCCAACATTTGGTCAAGGACGAGTTTTAGCATTACTTAAAATGCAAGATAAAATCTCATCAAAAGATTTATCTTTTCTACTAAATATTAGACCACAATCTTTAAACGAGCTGCTTAACAAATTGGAAAAAGCTGGGTACATTGAAAGAACTCCATCAGAGGAAGACAAAAGAGTAATCTTGGTCCACTTAACCGAAGAAGGTAGAAAAGCTTCTGAGGAAGTTGCACCTGTAAATAAAGTTTTTAACTCATTAAATTCTGAAGAATTAAATCAATTTAGTGATTATTTAGATCGAATCATTAGTAATTTGGAATCGGAAGTCGGTAATGACGAAGACGATGAAATGCGAAGAGAATGGATGCTCAAAGCTCGTGAAAGATTTGACGATCCCCGCTTTGAACATATGATGCATATGCATCCTCACTGTGGGCCTCACAATTTTAGATGGCGTGACGATTACTCTTTCCATTATTTCCATCGATAAATAAAAAAAGGTTAAATTCCTTTCGTCAGAAAGAAATTTAACCTTTTTAGTTTGAAGTCTTTTTGTTCGATACCACCTTAAACAAAATTAAAAATTCTAAAATTCCCAAGACCAATAAAACGATAAATGCGTTGTGACTACCGCTAGCGGTGGCAACTGAATTACTGATCCCAGTTTGATTTTGACTTTGAGCAATAATTGCTGCGACTACGGAAGTTCCCATTGCACCTGCAAATTGTTGTAACGTCGTCAAAATTGCGTTGCCATCCGCTTGTTGTTCAAGTGTTAAATTTTGAAGGCCACTAGTCATGATATTACCAAAAGCAAAACCAGTTCCTGCCATATACAAAAGATAAATTACAATAATTAGACCTAAACTTAAGTCATTACTGAAAATTGTAAATAGAATTAAAGCAACAACAGCAAATGTTGTTCCCAGTAAAATTGGGAAACGAGCACCCATTCGATCTAATATTTGTCCACTAATCGGAGCTAATATCGCACCTAAAGCAGCACCAGGCAAAACAATTAAACCTGCAATAGTTGCAGTTTGATGATTAACTAATTGAATATAGTTAGGTAAAATAAAAGAAATTCCCAATCCGCAAAGCTGGAAGAAAAAGAAACTAATAACATGGCCCGCAAATGGTTTATTTTTTAAAACATCAAGATTAATAATCGGATTAGATGAATTATTACGGTATAACAATAAGCAAAGGCCTAAAATCCCAACAATCCATGCTCCGCCAACTTCTAAACTAATGATATTGTTTTCTCCTAAGTTACTAAATCCTAAGATAAAACCGGTAAACATCAAAATAATGCTTAAAACTCCTAAGAGGTCGACACGCGTCCGTTTAATCGCACTCACCTGTTTAATTGAATAAGTACCCATCAAAAGCGAAACGATTAAAATTGGAATCAGTAAGACAAAGATAAATCTCCAGCCCAGACTATTAACGATTAATCCGCCATAAGTTGGTCCAATTGCCGGAGCTACTGCAGTAATCAACGACCCAATCCCCATCATCAAACCAATTTTATTTGATGGTACTTGCTCTAAAATTATGTTGAACATCAATGGTAATGCAAGACCTGTTCCAACCCCTTGAATCATTCGACCAATTAATAATAAATCGAAGTTTTTTGCTAAAGCATCCAATAATGCACCTAAAATAAATAATAGATTAGATGTTAAAAAAATTGCTTTAGTTGGAAAATTCTTTTTCAAAATTGCAGATAACGGCACTACAATTGCCACGACTAAAAGACAACCAGTTGTCATCCACTGAACTGTCGAGGTGTTAACTTTAAATTCATCCATTAAAGTGGGAAAAGTTATATTCATCGCAGTTTCTACTAAAACCCCGCAAAAAGACATAATACCTGCTGCAATAACTGAAGCTAAAACTCTTCCGGTTATTTTTTTCTCATTATTTAACATTAAAACTTATAATCCCCCATATAATAATGCAAAATTTTTTCAAATGTTTTTATTTCTTCATTTGAAAAATGTTGCTGAAGTAAGTGTTGTTGATGATTCATGTAATCAGAAACAATTTTTACTAATTGTTGCCCTTTTTGAGTTAAAGACACTGCTTTTTGACGTGCATCTCTCTTCGCTGCCGTTCTCTCGACTAATCCCTTTTTTTCCATTCGCTGCAAAACTAATGTCGCAGTTGAACGCCTAATATTAAATTCTTCTTCAATATCTTTTTGCAAAATTTCAATAGAATTACGTCCCAGATGATCAATAATTGACATTTGAGTTGCAGTTAAATCGTAATTACGTGCAAACTGATCAAAATCTTTAGTCAGTTGACGAGCTGCTATTTTTAAAAATCGTCCAGTATCATGAACCATTAGAACACCTCCTTTTTTAAAATATCGTTAGCTAGCTAACGATATAATATAATGTAAGACTTTTTCTGAAAAAAGTCAAAAAAAAAGCTTACTAGAAAGCAAGCTTTAGGCTCTTATTTATTAACTCGATGCCAATTCAGTTTTAGATTTGTTTCGATTAGATGTCCTTTAACAAGGGCGAATGGTTCAACTACTGTTTGTCCATCACTTTGATTAAACTGAACATTAAGATAATCTTTATCTCGGTAAACAACCTTATATTTCCCAGAAACTGTTGATCCATTTGCCGTTCCGCTATAAGTGCCATCTTTATTAAAGTTAAACGTGGTCTTACTGGATTGTTCCCAATGTCCGATTAAACCGTCAGTACTACTGTTGTTATTACGTAAATCCGGGTTAACAGGCAAGTCACTCATATCAATTGAGTTATCATCAGAATCAGAACTATCATCTGAACTTGAATCATTGTTATCAGTATCTGAATCGTCACCCTCATCATAAAAGACACGAGTTGATGAGCTGCTACTACTGCTTTGACTATCTTTTTTACCCTTTTTTATTGTTTCAGGGTTGGATTTATTATCATTCTTCACGATTTCTTTTTTCTTCTCTGGCAGTTTAGCTTTAAAAGAAATATTTTTAGAATCTTCAAAAGGAGATACAATTAATTCTTTATTTAGATCCTTTTTATCGTCTCCAGCTTTACCAATACAGCGCAAAGTGTACTTACCGGGCAATCTCTTTTCGGAAAAGCTCTTTTTATCCCCCAGTAGTTCAATTGCTTTATTATCAATTAAAAATGAAGGCTGATCCATATTGGTAGAAAATTTAAATGAAATTGTTTTTAATAAAACTCGATACCGAGGATAAATACCAAAAATTTTACCCTCAGAAACTACTTGAACATCTCCGCTTGTTGGTGCATCTTCAATTTTATTTTTAAACAATTTTAAAGTACGAGGAGAATCACTATAAAGACGAGCCAAAGGTTTCAACTCAGATGCTTTAATCGATTCACGATCACTATTAATGACAACTTCAGAGATTTCTTTTGGATTAGTACTTGTTGCTTTCTTAACCAAATCAGTGATTTGATGACTGCGGCTAAAATATAATAATCCTCCCGCGTAAGTTCCTCCAGCAATAACAAGAACAATTCCGATAATTAATAATGGAATCAAAAAACGTTTTTTCTTTTTCGTTTTTTTCGGCTTTTTTTCTTCAATTATTTGACCAAATTCTACTACTTCAGAAATATTTGAATTATCTATTTTCGGTTCCGGTTCAGGACTTGGCTCTGGCTCCTCATTAATATTTAATGATGCCATATATTCTTTCATATTAAATCCGCAGTTCGGACAAAATTCTGCATCATTTGGAATTTTTTCGCCGCAATTGGGGCAAAAATCTATGTTTTTCAATTTACTTTCTTCCTTTCAGTTTTATTAGCTATCTCAAATAGCATTTGAGCAATTCTTTGGTGTCCTATTTGATTAGGATGAAAATCATCTCGGTTTCCCCACTGCGAAAAGTCTGAAATTACTTTACCTGCTGGACCACAAACTTCCGGATGTCCCCGCCAAATCTTTGAAAGATCAGCAACCGGTGTATTAGTCATTTTTCCAACTTCTTTTACTTTTTGATCAAAAGCTAAATCATTATCTATGTACTTACCGTTAGAAGGAGACCATGTTGTCATCAAAATTAACTTGGCAGTTGTTTTATTTTTAAATGCATTAACTATTTGTAAAAGATTTTCTTTAAAACTGTTTAAAACATAGTCAGTTTTACCTCCAACAGCATCATTAGTACCAAACTCGATTGTAATAAGATCTGGCTTTTGATCGATAATTGTCTGGATTGAAGGGACTCCAAAATTAGCAGCCGTTTTTGCAACTTCTGACAGACCTTTTTCAATGACATTTTTGCCAATTTTTTTACTTAAATTTTGAGCAAATAGTGATGAAAACTTTGATGATTGTTGATCGGCAAAAAGTCCGACCGAAAGAGAATCACCAAAAGGTGCATAAATTATCTTATCCTTATGACTCAAATATTTAATTATTGAAGTAGATGATTTCTTTTTTATCGTTTTAATTTTTTTCTCAACTTTTCGTATAGAAAAGTTAGATTTTTGGTGATTTTGACAACCAGTAAAACCAAACAGTAAAAGAAAAATTAGGAAAAAAGATAATTTTTTATGACTATTCGACATCACATATTCCTTACTAAAATTTTCAGTCCCTTAAAAGGGACAAAGTGTTAAAATTAATTAGATTGTTAACTAAAACGTAATCATATCGAATTTAAGAAGATGAATTTACATTCATGAATAATGAGGTTTTAACACGACAATTAACTAATGAGGAACGCCTCGTGGTTAATTCATAAGTTGAAAAAGAGAAGAAAAGTCCAGTTGCGGCATATCTACACTGGTTCTTTTTTGGGGCAATAGGCGGACATAGGTACTACATGGGTAAAACGGGTAGTGCTGTAGCAATGACTTTAATTTTTTTTGCTGCATCTTGGTTATATTTAATTGGACCAATTGTTTGTACAATTTGGGCATTAATTGATGTTTTCTTTATCAATAAGTGGCTTAAACAAAACAGACAAGCGATCGAGAATAAGGTAACTCAAGATCTTCTATACGCTCGAAACTATCATCCAATAACTGGTCAAGAACCTGTTTCTCAAGGGAGCGACTCAGAAACAGAACAAAATTAAATATGCAAATAAAATTATGAAAGCTCTTAATTCCTATATCTATTAGATACTTGATTAAGAGCTTTTTTTATTTTGCATTTTATTGTTTCTTTTGCTTTTTACCTCTAATAATTATTCCGCAAACGATCATAGTAATTGAACCAGCAAGTCCAATGATACATGAAAGTCCTGGGCTAAATACCTGAGAAGCAGAACCAATCTTGTCATAAAATACTGTAAGAAGCAATATATAACCAATTAGGGCAATTATTCCTGCAATCAAAGGTGATTTATTTGATTTCATAAAAGAAAAGATTATTCCTAATAACGGTCCAATTCCAACAATAAATAAGATGATAAAGAAGTTTATTTCTGATGTATCACTTGAGCTATTCATAAATTGACTTAGCCCTCTATTTACAGTATTAGCACTTTGCAGCAATTCTGCCAAAGTACTACTTTGTACAGATAACCCAAATGCACTCGCTGATACGAAAGGTCCTATATAAGAGGTCAAAAATGTCACAATCGAGGCACATAGGAAAACAATTTTAGAGGCACTCCAACGGCCTTGGCTCACAACTGCCTGACCTTCATTACTAGAAATATTACTAACCGTCTTTTGAACTGACTGAGAAACTGTTTGTCCAGTTTCTTTTAAAGTTGTTCCTACTCCTTGATTGACCTTCCCTTTGATGGAATTTTCAACATTTGAAGAGGATACTTTTTGATTACTGACAATAATATAAACAGCAACTAAACCAACTAATGCCAGAATCCAGCCCAAAATTCTTGAAAATGAGAAAACAATAAATAATACAAAAACACTGATTACAGTTAAGTAAATGTTCATTGCTAACCACTTAAAAATATTTTGAAATGCATTATTAGTAAACTCAAGCTTAATTGCCTGGTTATTAGACGAACTAGGCTGCTGACCTTGATGTACAAGCTGTTCGTTATTTACTGAGCCATTATTACTTGCAACATTACTTTGTGGGTGCTGTCCACTAACTGGCGGCACATCGTTATTAACAATACTACTTTGTGGTTGTTGTTCATTAACTGTCGGAGCATCGTTATTAACAACGTTATTTTGTGGGTGCTGAGTCGTTTCTTGAGTAGTTTCAGCTGTCGGTTGAGAACTTTGAATTGGTTCTACAAAAGATTGGTCATTAACCGACTTATTTGTTTCAGAAGTAATTTGTTCTACTGATTGATCTTTATTTTCAAAAGAAGAAACTATCTCTTCATCAACTGGCTTAACATAATTTGTTGAATTGAATTGTTCATTATGATTTTCAACTGGAACTTCATTGTTTTGGTTTGTCTCATTTGTTGTTGAAATTACTTCAGTTACAACGTTAATTTTTTGACCACAATATGGACAAAACTTACTTCTTTTACTAATTTGTTTACCACAGTGTGGGCAAAACATCTTATCGTCATTCATTAAATTAATTTCCTATTCTAATTATTTCAAATGATTTAAATTAATTAACTATTATTTAGCCTTAAAAGTACAATATGATCCTTGAATCCATTGGTTCTTTCCTACACGATAAAAACCATTTTGT
Proteins encoded in this window:
- a CDS encoding SGNH/GDSL hydrolase family protein, with protein sequence MSNSHKKLSFFLIFLLLFGFTGCQNHQKSNFSIRKVEKKIKTIKKKSSTSIIKYLSHKDKIIYAPFGDSLSVGLFADQQSSKFSSLFAQNLSKKIGKNVIEKGLSEVAKTAANFGVPSIQTIIDQKPDLITIEFGTNDAVGGKTDYVLNSFKENLLQIVNAFKNKTTAKLILMTTWSPSNGKYIDNDLAFDQKVKEVGKMTNTPVADLSKIWRGHPEVCGPAGKVISDFSQWGNRDDFHPNQIGHQRIAQMLFEIANKTERKKVN
- a CDS encoding zinc-ribbon domain-containing protein, translated to MNDDKMFCPHCGKQISKRSKFCPYCGQKINVVTEVISTTNETNQNNEVPVENHNEQFNSTNYVKPVDEEIVSSFENKDQSVEQITSETNKSVNDQSFVEPIQSSQPTAETTQETTQHPQNNVVNNDAPTVNEQQPQSSIVNNDVPPVSGQHPQSNVASNNGSVNNEQLVHQGQQPSSSNNQAIKLEFTNNAFQNIFKWLAMNIYLTVISVFVLFIVFSFSRILGWILALVGLVAVYIIVSNQKVSSSNVENSIKGKVNQGVGTTLKETGQTVSQSVQKTVSNISSNEGQAVVSQGRWSASKIVFLCASIVTFLTSYIGPFVSASAFGLSVQSSTLAELLQSANTVNRGLSQFMNSSSDTSEINFFIILFIVGIGPLLGIIFSFMKSNKSPLIAGIIALIGYILLLTVFYDKIGSASQVFSPGLSCIIGLAGSITMIVCGIIIRGKKQKKQ
- a CDS encoding CAP domain-containing protein, with amino-acid sequence MKNHKFSKTALISALALTIGTPLTSSVMLFSNQLQTSNNVYADQTPAPLNQFDQKVWAQKTLDELNRLRAQNGLKPLASDPALMTFTQGRADTIYKNQKLDHTGNYGEVNKDLKGAAGENLAQSIFTGGSNTDSKDVIAQLYDDDGVPTFGHRKNMLAPFYNKVGIGITYDPAKRQLWVAMTLYQDPSIKSDHDDAASINEYFKYCDQKGVDDAKWPSKYDMAGKEYFSAKYNEKGISQDGIADSKFGPNTKTPKNPTGTESGAPDDQKPSDPSKVDTSKLTSAINDAKKSIADPKQFTDDSVAAVNKAITAGDAVVKNSSATQDQVDSAVKSIQDAVAKLVKSTSKPTKVDTSKLSSAINDAKKSIADPSQFTADSVAAVNKAVADGDAVAKNASATQDQVDAAVKSIQDAVAKLVKASKPTPAPEKPTNIWTVTGVNTVGYIKYVPGYGIAVYDGPAGRATKTRLKHASSWKISAKATNAKGEVYYQVGKFQWINGTYVSFTPISAITPVKGTVTIKYPKGYGINLWKTPSVKGGFYKGRKLMSGTKWKVNGKQNGFYQVGKNQWIEAAHTTFSAK
- a CDS encoding DHA2 family efflux MFS transporter permease subunit; protein product: MLNNEKKITGRVLASVIAAGIMSFCGVLVETAMNITFPTLMDEFKVNTSTVQWMTTGCLLVVAIVVPLSAILKKNFPTKAIFLTSNLLFILGALLDALAKNFDLLLIGRMIQGVGTGLALPLMFNIILEQVPSNKIGLMMGIGSLITAVAPAIGPTYGGLIVNSLGWRFIFVLLIPILIVSLLMGTYSIKQVSAIKRTRVDLLGVLSIILMFTGFILGFSNLGENNIISLEVGGAWIVGILGLCLLLYRNNSSNPIINLDVLKNKPFAGHVISFFFFQLCGLGISFILPNYIQLVNHQTATIAGLIVLPGAALGAILAPISGQILDRMGARFPILLGTTFAVVALILFTIFSNDLSLGLIIVIYLLYMAGTGFAFGNIMTSGLQNLTLEQQADGNAILTTLQQFAGAMGTSVVAAIIAQSQNQTGISNSVATASGSHNAFIVLLVLGILEFLILFKVVSNKKTSN
- a CDS encoding MarR family winged helix-turn-helix transcriptional regulator; the encoded protein is MVHDTGRFLKIAARQLTKDFDQFARNYDLTATQMSIIDHLGRNSIEILQKDIEEEFNIRRSTATLVLQRMEKKGLVERTAAKRDARQKAVSLTQKGQQLVKIVSDYMNHQQHLLQQHFSNEEIKTFEKILHYYMGDYKF
- a CDS encoding MarR family winged helix-turn-helix transcriptional regulator, which translates into the protein MENNDYEIQHKLMHLQMLLKKWHMKNRMEHGPFSDPTFGQGRVLALLKMQDKISSKDLSFLLNIRPQSLNELLNKLEKAGYIERTPSEEDKRVILVHLTEEGRKASEEVAPVNKVFNSLNSEELNQFSDYLDRIISNLESEVGNDEDDEMRREWMLKARERFDDPRFEHMMHMHPHCGPHNFRWRDDYSFHYFHR
- a CDS encoding zinc-ribbon domain-containing protein, giving the protein MKNIDFCPNCGEKIPNDAEFCPNCGFNMKEYMASLNINEEPEPSPEPEPKIDNSNISEVVEFGQIIEEKKPKKTKKKKRFLIPLLIIGIVLVIAGGTYAGGLLYFSRSHQITDLVKKATSTNPKEISEVVINSDRESIKASELKPLARLYSDSPRTLKLFKNKIEDAPTSGDVQVVSEGKIFGIYPRYRVLLKTISFKFSTNMDQPSFLIDNKAIELLGDKKSFSEKRLPGKYTLRCIGKAGDDKKDLNKELIVSPFEDSKNISFKAKLPEKKKEIVKNDNKSNPETIKKGKKDSQSSSSSSSTRVFYDEGDDSDTDNNDSSSDDSSDSDDNSIDMSDLPVNPDLRNNNSSTDGLIGHWEQSSKTTFNFNKDGTYSGTANGSTVSGKYKVVYRDKDYLNVQFNQSDGQTVVEPFALVKGHLIETNLKLNWHRVNK